Proteins from one Desulfocurvus vexinensis DSM 17965 genomic window:
- the neuB gene encoding N-acetylneuraminate synthase codes for MSEPRVFIIAEAGVNHNGSPDMALELVDAAARAGADAVKFQAFRAESLVSRDAPKAAYQSRATGGGQGQFEMLKALELGREAFAALAARCAERGIEFMSTAFDRESLALLLEVGIGRIKVPSGDVTDAPMLLGAARTGLPVILSTGMCTLGDVRAALGVLAFGMLGAGEPCAAAFGRALDAPGARELLRSRVTLLHCTTEYPAPLDEVNLLAMDTLAREFGLPVGYSDHTRGITVPVAAAARGAVVLEKHFTLDRTLPGPDHAASLEPDELAAMVRAVREVELALGSADKRPAPSELPNLAVARKSLVAARPVARGELFTPDNLAVKRPGGGISPLCYFDLLGQPAARDYAPDEPLDQPTPCGGATPKTDGQDHG; via the coding sequence ATGTCTGAACCGCGCGTCTTCATCATCGCCGAGGCCGGGGTGAACCACAACGGCTCGCCGGACATGGCCCTGGAGCTGGTGGACGCCGCCGCCCGGGCCGGAGCCGACGCCGTGAAGTTCCAGGCCTTCCGCGCCGAGAGCCTCGTGTCGCGCGACGCGCCCAAGGCCGCGTACCAGAGCCGGGCCACCGGCGGGGGCCAGGGGCAGTTCGAAATGCTCAAGGCCCTGGAGCTGGGCCGCGAGGCCTTCGCTGCCCTGGCCGCGCGCTGCGCCGAGCGCGGTATCGAGTTCATGTCCACGGCCTTCGACCGCGAGAGCCTGGCCCTGCTGCTGGAGGTGGGCATCGGCAGGATCAAGGTGCCCTCGGGGGACGTGACCGACGCGCCCATGCTGCTCGGCGCGGCCCGCACCGGGCTGCCGGTGATCCTGTCCACGGGCATGTGCACCCTGGGCGACGTGCGCGCCGCCCTGGGCGTGCTGGCCTTCGGGATGCTCGGGGCCGGGGAGCCCTGCGCGGCGGCCTTTGGCCGGGCCCTGGACGCCCCCGGCGCCCGGGAGCTCCTGCGCAGCCGCGTGACCCTGCTGCACTGCACCACGGAGTACCCCGCGCCCCTGGACGAGGTGAACCTGCTGGCCATGGACACCCTGGCCCGGGAATTCGGCCTGCCCGTGGGCTACTCCGACCACACCCGGGGCATCACCGTGCCCGTTGCTGCTGCCGCCCGGGGCGCGGTGGTGCTCGAGAAGCATTTCACCCTGGACCGGACCCTGCCCGGGCCGGACCACGCCGCCAGCCTGGAGCCGGACGAACTGGCGGCCATGGTGCGCGCCGTGCGCGAGGTGGAGCTGGCCCTGGGCTCGGCGGACAAGCGCCCGGCGCCCAGCGAGCTGCCCAACCTGGCCGTGGCGCGCAAGAGCCTGGTGGCGGCCCGGCCCGTGGCCCGGGGCGAGCTGTTCACCCCGGACAATCTGGCCGTGAAGCGGCCCGGGGGCGGCATTTCGCCGCTGTGCTATTTCGACCTGCTGGGCCAGCCCGCCGCGCGCGACTACGCGCCCGACGAGCCCCTGGACCAGCCGACCCCCTGCGGGGGCGCAACACCCAAAACGGACGGGCAGGATCATGGTTGA
- a CDS encoding nucleotidyltransferase family protein produces the protein MVDWRKAAVAPGTPIRELLAAIDASSCQIGLVVDQDDHLLGTVTDGDIRRGLLQGVELAEPVERVLNRTPVTAQAGPGPAELLQIMREKRVRQLPVLDGQGRVVALELLREVLEPESRDNVVVLMAGGLGTRLRPLTETCPKPMLDVGGRPILETILVNFRTAGFRRFCISVNYMAEAIEKHFGDGSAFGVHIDYLRETTRLGTAGGLSLLPERPAESFFVMNADLLTRVDFQRLLQFHGEHGAAATMCIREYSLQIPYGVVRCDGHRILGMEEKPLHTFFVNAGIYVLDPSALDLVEPGVYLDMPTLLERLRAQERLVAAFPIFEYWLDIGHMNDYQRARQDCSLFG, from the coding sequence ATGGTTGATTGGCGCAAGGCTGCCGTGGCCCCGGGAACCCCCATCCGGGAACTGCTCGCGGCCATCGACGCGAGCAGCTGCCAGATCGGGCTGGTGGTGGACCAGGACGACCACCTGCTGGGCACCGTCACCGACGGCGACATCCGCCGGGGCCTGCTGCAGGGCGTGGAGCTCGCCGAGCCGGTGGAGCGCGTGCTCAACCGCACCCCGGTGACGGCCCAGGCCGGGCCCGGCCCCGCCGAGCTGCTGCAGATCATGCGCGAGAAGCGCGTGCGCCAGCTGCCCGTGCTGGACGGCCAGGGCCGGGTGGTCGCCCTGGAGCTGCTGCGTGAGGTGCTCGAGCCCGAGAGCCGCGACAACGTGGTGGTGCTCATGGCCGGGGGCCTGGGCACGCGCCTGCGGCCGCTCACGGAAACCTGCCCCAAGCCCATGCTCGACGTGGGCGGCAGGCCGATCCTGGAAACCATCCTGGTCAACTTCCGCACCGCGGGGTTCCGGCGCTTCTGCATCTCGGTCAACTACATGGCCGAGGCCATCGAGAAGCATTTCGGCGACGGCTCGGCCTTCGGGGTGCACATCGACTACCTGCGCGAGACCACGCGCCTGGGCACCGCAGGCGGGCTGTCCCTGCTGCCCGAGCGGCCCGCCGAGAGCTTTTTTGTCATGAACGCCGATCTGCTCACGCGGGTGGACTTCCAGCGCCTGCTGCAATTCCATGGCGAGCACGGCGCCGCCGCGACCATGTGCATCCGCGAGTATTCCCTCCAGATTCCCTACGGCGTGGTCCGGTGCGACGGGCACCGCATCCTGGGCATGGAGGAGAAGCCGCTGCACACGTTCTTCGTCAATGCGGGCATCTACGTGCTGGACCCCTCCGCCCTGGACCTGGTGGAGCCCGGGGTCTACCTGGACATGCCCACGCTGCTGGAGCGCCTGCGCGCGCAGGAGCGGCTGGTGGCGGCCTTTCCCATCTTTGAATACTGGCTGGACATCGGGCATATGAACGACTACCAGCGCGCGCGGCAGGACTGTTCGCTTTTCGGATAG